The following are encoded in a window of Mycobacterium decipiens genomic DNA:
- a CDS encoding F0F1 ATP synthase subunit gamma: MAATLRELRGRIRSAGSIKKITKAQELIATSRIARAQARLESARPYAFEITRMLTTLAAEAALDHPLLAERAEAKRAGVLVVSSDRGLCGAYNASIFRRSEELFSLLRGEGKTPVLYVVGRKAQNYYSFRNWDITESWTGFSEQPTYENAAEIASTLVDAFMLGTGEGEDQQSDTDEGVDELHIVYTEFKSMLSQSAEAHRIAPMVVEYVEEDAGPRALYSFEPDATTLFESLLPRYLTTRVYAALLESAASELASRQRAMKSATDNADDLIKALTLMANRERQAQITQEISEIVGGANALAEAR, from the coding sequence ATGGCTGCCACACTTCGCGAACTACGCGGGCGGATCCGCTCGGCGGGGTCGATCAAGAAGATCACCAAGGCCCAGGAGCTGATCGCGACGTCGCGTATCGCCAGGGCCCAGGCTCGGCTCGAATCCGCCCGGCCCTACGCCTTCGAGATCACCCGGATGCTCACCACCCTGGCCGCCGAAGCCGCCCTGGACCATCCGCTGCTCGCGGAGCGCGCGGAGGCGAAACGGGCAGGCGTGCTGGTGGTTTCGTCTGATCGTGGTTTGTGCGGCGCGTACAACGCCAGCATTTTCCGTCGCTCTGAGGAGCTGTTCTCCCTGCTGCGGGGGGAAGGGAAGACGCCGGTGCTGTACGTGGTGGGCCGGAAGGCGCAGAACTACTACAGCTTCCGGAACTGGGACATCACCGAGTCGTGGACGGGCTTCTCCGAGCAACCCACGTACGAGAATGCCGCGGAGATCGCCTCGACCTTGGTCGATGCGTTCATGTTGGGCACCGGTGAGGGCGAGGATCAACAGTCCGATACCGACGAGGGCGTCGACGAACTGCACATCGTCTACACCGAGTTCAAGTCGATGCTGTCGCAATCCGCCGAGGCCCACCGGATCGCCCCCATGGTGGTGGAGTACGTCGAGGAAGATGCCGGACCGCGCGCGCTGTACTCGTTCGAGCCGGACGCGACGACGTTGTTCGAGTCGCTGCTACCTCGATACCTGACTACCCGCGTGTACGCCGCGCTGCTGGAGTCCGCGGCATCGGAGCTGGCCTCGCGGCAACGTGCGATGAAGTCGGCCACCGACAACGCAGACGACCTGATCAAGGCCCTGACGCTGATGGCAAACCGCGAGCGGCAGGCCCAGATCACCCAGGAAATTAGCGAAATCGTCGGTGGCGCAAATGCGCTCGCCGAAGCCCGCTAG
- a CDS encoding F0F1 ATP synthase subunit B/delta: MSTFIGQLFGFAVIVYLVWRFVVPLVGRLMSARQDTVRQQLADAAAAAKRLAEASQAHAKAVEEAKSEAQRVVEEARTDAERIAEQLETQAGVEAERIKVQGARQVDLVRAQLTRQLRLELGHESVRQARELVRDHVADPAQQSATVDRFLDELDAMAPAVADIEYPLLAKMRSASRRALTSLVGRFGAIAKDLDNQGLSTLAGELVSVGRLLDREAVVTRYLTVPAEDAAPRVRLIERLVSGKVGAPTLDVLRAAVSERWSANSDLIDAIEHVSRQALLEVAERDGQVDEVEDQLFRFSRILDAQPRLAILLGDYAVPAEGRVQLLRKVLERADSTVNPVVVALLSQTVELLRGQPVEASVVFLAEVAVARRGEVVAQVGAAAELSDAQRTRLTEVLSRIYGHPVTVQLQIDATLLGGLLIAVGDEVIDGTLSSRLTAAEAQLPD; encoded by the coding sequence ATGTCGACATTTATCGGACAGCTGTTCGGGTTCGCGGTCATCGTTTATCTGGTGTGGCGGTTTGTCGTGCCGCTCGTGGGGCGGTTGATGTCGGCACGGCAGGACACGGTGCGCCAACAGTTGGCGGACGCGGCGGCGGCCGCCAAGCGGCTGGCGGAGGCGAGTCAGGCGCACGCGAAGGCGGTTGAAGAGGCCAAGTCGGAGGCGCAACGGGTCGTCGAAGAGGCCAGGACGGACGCCGAACGCATCGCAGAACAATTGGAGACGCAGGCCGGCGTCGAGGCGGAACGCATCAAAGTGCAGGGTGCCCGCCAGGTCGACCTCGTCCGGGCACAGCTGACCCGTCAGCTTCGTCTGGAGCTCGGCCACGAATCGGTGCGCCAGGCAAGGGAATTGGTACGTGACCACGTCGCCGACCCGGCGCAACAGTCGGCCACCGTCGACCGCTTCCTAGACGAGCTCGATGCGATGGCGCCCGCTGTGGCCGACATCGAGTACCCGCTGCTGGCCAAGATGCGCTCGGCGAGCCGGCGAGCGCTGACCAGCCTGGTGGGTCGGTTCGGCGCTATAGCCAAGGACCTGGACAATCAGGGACTTAGCACCCTTGCCGGCGAGCTGGTGTCGGTAGGGAGACTGCTGGACCGCGAGGCCGTCGTCACCCGCTATCTCACCGTGCCGGCCGAGGACGCGGCGCCCCGGGTCCGGTTGATCGAGCGGCTGGTGTCCGGCAAGGTCGGCGCGCCCACACTCGACGTGTTGCGGGCGGCCGTATCGGAGCGCTGGTCGGCCAATTCCGATCTGATCGATGCCATCGAGCACGTGTCGCGACAGGCGTTGTTGGAAGTTGCCGAGCGTGATGGTCAGGTCGACGAGGTAGAAGACCAGTTATTCCGGTTCTCCCGCATTCTCGACGCGCAGCCCCGGCTTGCCATCCTGTTGGGCGACTACGCCGTTCCAGCCGAAGGCCGAGTCCAGTTGCTGCGCAAGGTGCTTGAGCGCGCCGACAGCACCGTCAACCCGGTCGTGGTCGCGCTGCTATCCCAGACCGTCGAGCTGTTGCGGGGTCAGCCGGTTGAGGCGTCGGTGGTGTTCCTGGCCGAAGTTGCGGTGGCGCGCCGCGGCGAAGTCGTCGCCCAAGTAGGCGCGGCGGCCGAACTCAGCGATGCCCAGCGCACTCGCCTCACCGAGGTGCTGAGCCGCATTTACGGTCACCCTGTAACCGTGCAACTGCAGATCGACGCCACACTGCTGGGTGGACTGCTCATCGCGGTCGGTGACGAGGTGATCGACGGTACGCTCTCGTCTCGTCTCACCGCGGCCGAAGCGCAACTGCCCGACTGA
- the atpD gene encoding F0F1 ATP synthase subunit beta, whose protein sequence is MTATTEKTDTSGRVVRVTGPVVDVEFPRGSIPELFNALNAEITFESLAKTLTLEVAQHLGDNLVRTISLQPTDGLVRGVAVTDTGKSISVPVGEEVKGHVFNALGHCLDEPGYGEEFEHWSIHRKPPAFEELEPRTEMLETGLKVVDLLTPYVRGGKIALFGGAGVGKTVLIQEMINRIARNFGGTSVFAGVGERTREGNDLWVELAEANVLKDTALVFGQMDEPPGTRMRVALSALTMAEWFRDEAGQDVLLFIDNIFRFTQAGSEVSTLLGRMPSAVGYQPTLADEMGELQERITSTRGRSITSMQAVYVPADDYTDPAPATTFAHLDATTELSRAVFSKGIFPAVDPLASSSTILDPGVVGDEHYRVAQEVIRILQRYKDLQDIIAILGIDELSEEDRQLVGRARRIERFLSQNMMAAEQFTGQPGSTVPVKETIEAFDRLCKGEFDHVPEQAFFLIGGLDDLAKKAESLGAKL, encoded by the coding sequence ATGACTGCTACGACTGAGAAAACCGACACCAGCGGCCGCGTGGTACGGGTCACCGGGCCCGTCGTCGACGTCGAGTTTCCGCGTGGTTCCATCCCGGAGCTGTTCAACGCGCTGAACGCGGAGATCACCTTCGAGTCGCTGGCCAAAACCCTCACATTGGAGGTGGCGCAGCATCTCGGCGACAACTTGGTGCGCACGATCTCGCTGCAGCCGACCGACGGCCTGGTGCGCGGCGTCGCGGTGACCGACACCGGTAAGTCGATCTCCGTGCCGGTCGGTGAAGAGGTGAAGGGCCACGTCTTCAACGCATTGGGTCATTGCCTGGACGAGCCGGGGTACGGCGAAGAGTTCGAACACTGGTCGATTCACCGCAAGCCGCCGGCCTTCGAGGAGCTGGAGCCACGCACCGAGATGCTCGAAACCGGGCTGAAGGTCGTCGATCTGCTGACTCCGTATGTGCGTGGCGGCAAGATCGCACTGTTCGGCGGTGCCGGGGTGGGTAAGACGGTGCTGATCCAGGAGATGATCAACCGCATCGCGCGAAACTTCGGTGGTACGTCGGTGTTCGCGGGTGTGGGGGAGCGTACCCGCGAGGGCAACGACCTGTGGGTTGAGCTTGCCGAAGCCAATGTCCTCAAGGACACCGCGCTGGTATTCGGTCAGATGGACGAGCCGCCCGGCACCCGTATGCGGGTTGCGCTGTCCGCGCTGACGATGGCCGAATGGTTCCGTGACGAGGCGGGCCAGGACGTGCTGCTGTTCATCGACAACATCTTCCGGTTCACCCAGGCCGGTTCGGAGGTGTCGACTTTGCTCGGTCGCATGCCGTCGGCGGTGGGCTACCAGCCCACGTTGGCCGACGAGATGGGCGAGCTGCAGGAGCGCATCACCTCAACGCGGGGACGTTCGATTACCTCGATGCAGGCGGTCTATGTGCCCGCCGACGACTACACCGACCCGGCTCCGGCGACGACGTTCGCGCATCTGGACGCGACTACGGAGTTGTCCCGTGCCGTGTTCTCCAAGGGCATCTTCCCCGCCGTGGACCCGCTGGCGTCGAGTTCGACCATCCTGGACCCCGGCGTCGTCGGTGACGAGCACTACCGCGTGGCGCAGGAGGTCATCCGGATCCTGCAGCGATACAAGGACCTTCAGGACATCATTGCGATCCTGGGCATCGACGAGCTGTCTGAGGAGGACAGGCAGTTGGTCGGACGGGCGCGGCGGATTGAGCGCTTCCTGTCGCAGAACATGATGGCGGCCGAACAATTCACCGGCCAGCCGGGTTCGACCGTTCCGGTGAAGGAGACCATCGAGGCATTCGACCGTTTGTGCAAGGGTGAGTTCGACCACGTACCCGAGCAGGCCTTCTTCTTGATCGGTGGTCTCGACGACTTGGCGAAGAAGGCCGAGAGCCTCGGCGCCAAGCTGTAG
- the atpB gene encoding F0F1 ATP synthase subunit A yields MTETILAAQIEVGEHHTATWLGMTVNTDTVLSTAIAAVIVIALAFYLRAKVTSTDVPGGVQLFFEAITIQMRNQVEGAIGMRIAPFVLPLAVTIFVFILISNWLSVLPVQYTDKQGHTTELLKPAAADINYVLALALFVFVCYHTAGIWRRGIVGHPIKLLKGHVAILAPINLVEEVAKPISLSLRLFGNIFAGGILVALIALFPPYIMWAPNAIWKAFDLFVGAIQAFIFALLTILYFSQAMELEDEHH; encoded by the coding sequence ATGACTGAGACGATCCTGGCCGCCCAGATCGAGGTGGGCGAGCACCACACGGCTACGTGGCTCGGGATGACCGTCAACACCGACACGGTGCTGTCGACAGCGATCGCCGCGGTGATCGTGATCGCGCTGGCCTTCTATCTGCGCGCCAAGGTCACCTCGACGGACGTGCCCGGGGGCGTGCAGTTGTTCTTCGAGGCGATCACCATCCAGATGCGCAATCAGGTCGAAGGCGCCATCGGGATGCGGATTGCTCCGTTCGTGTTGCCACTCGCGGTGACCATCTTCGTGTTCATCCTGATCTCCAACTGGCTGTCCGTCCTCCCCGTGCAGTACACCGACAAACAAGGGCACACCACCGAGTTGCTCAAACCGGCAGCCGCGGACATCAATTACGTGCTGGCGCTGGCTCTGTTCGTCTTTGTCTGCTACCACACCGCCGGAATTTGGCGCCGCGGCATCGTCGGACACCCGATCAAGCTGCTCAAGGGTCACGTGGCGATATTGGCGCCGATCAACCTCGTCGAAGAAGTGGCCAAGCCGATCTCGCTGTCGCTCCGACTTTTCGGCAACATCTTCGCCGGCGGCATTCTGGTCGCTCTGATCGCGCTGTTTCCGCCGTACATCATGTGGGCGCCGAATGCGATCTGGAAAGCGTTTGACTTGTTCGTCGGCGCGATCCAGGCGTTCATTTTCGCGCTGCTGACAATCTTGTACTTCAGCCAAGCCATGGAGCTAGAAGACGAACACCACTAA
- a CDS encoding F0F1 ATP synthase subunit B has translation MGEMSSIVLAASQVAEGAEEGGKTNNFLVPNGTFFVVLAIFLVVLGVIGTFVVPPILKVLRERDAMVTKTLADSKNAAEQFAAAQADYEEAMTEARVQASTFRDNARAEGRKVVEDARARAEQQVASTLQSANEQLKRERDAVELDLHAHVGAMSATLASRILGVDLTASAATR, from the coding sequence ATGGGTGAAATGAGCTCTATTGTCCTGGCCGCCAGCCAGGTAGCAGAGGGAGCAGAGGAAGGCGGCAAGACCAACAACTTCCTCGTTCCTAACGGCACCTTTTTCGTCGTGCTGGCGATCTTCCTGGTGGTGCTCGGCGTCATTGGCACCTTCGTGGTGCCGCCGATCTTGAAGGTCTTGCGGGAACGTGACGCCATGGTCACTAAGACGCTGGCCGACAGCAAGAATGCGGCCGAGCAGTTCGCCGCGGCCCAGGCCGATTACGAAGAAGCCATGACCGAAGCGCGAGTCCAGGCCTCGACCTTCCGCGATAATGCCCGGGCAGAGGGCCGTAAGGTCGTCGAAGACGCGCGCGCCCGTGCCGAGCAGCAGGTGGCATCGACGTTGCAATCGGCGAACGAGCAACTGAAGCGGGAGAGGGACGCCGTGGAACTGGATCTGCATGCCCACGTGGGCGCGATGTCGGCGACGCTGGCCAGTCGAATTCTCGGTGTCGACCTGACCGCCTCAGCTGCGACGAGGTAA
- a CDS encoding F0F1 ATP synthase subunit C, protein MDPTIAAGALIGGGLIMAGGAIGAGIGDGVAGNALISGVARQPEAQGRLFTPFFITVGLVEAAYFINLAFMALFVFATPVK, encoded by the coding sequence ATGGACCCCACTATCGCTGCCGGCGCCCTTATTGGCGGTGGATTGATCATGGCCGGCGGCGCCATCGGCGCCGGTATCGGTGACGGCGTCGCGGGTAACGCGCTTATCTCCGGCGTCGCCCGGCAACCCGAGGCGCAGGGACGGCTGTTCACTCCGTTCTTCATCACGGTCGGTTTGGTCGAGGCGGCCTACTTCATCAATCTGGCCTTTATGGCGTTGTTCGTCTTCGCCACCCCCGTCAAGTAA
- the atpA gene encoding F0F1 ATP synthase subunit alpha: MAELTIPADDIQSAIEEYVSSFTSDTSREEVGSVVDAGDGIAHVEGLPSVMTQELLEFPGGILGVALNLDEHSVGAVILGDFENIEEGQQVKRTGEVLSVPVGDGFLGRVVNPLGQPIDGRGDIESDTRRALELQAPSVVQRQGVKEPLQTGIKAIDAMTPIGRGQRQLIIGDRKTGKTAVCVDTILNQRQNWESGDPKKQVRCVYVAIGQKGTTIAAVRRTLEEGGAMEYTTIVAAAASESAGFKWLAPYTGSAIAQHWMYEGKHVLIIFDDLTKQAEAYRAISLLLRRPPGREAYPGDVFYLHSRLLERCAKLSDDLGGGSLTGLPIIETKANDISAYIPTNVISITDGQCFLETDLFNQGVRPAINVGVSVSRVGGAAQIKAMKEVAGSLRLDLSQYRELEAFAAFASDLDAASKAQLERGARLVELLKQPQSQPMPVEEQVVSIFLGTGGHLDSVPVEDVRRFETELLDHMRASEEEILTEIRDSQKLTDETADKLTEVIKNFKKGFAATGGGSVVPDEHVEALDEEKLAKEAVKVKKPAPKKKK, encoded by the coding sequence ATGGCTGAGTTGACAATCCCCGCTGATGACATTCAGAGCGCAATCGAAGAGTATGTAAGCTCCTTCACCTCCGACACCAGCCGTGAGGAAGTCGGCTCCGTTGTCGATGCCGGGGATGGCATCGCACACGTCGAGGGTTTGCCATCGGTGATGACCCAGGAGCTGCTCGAGTTCCCGGGTGGAATCCTTGGCGTCGCACTTAATCTCGACGAGCACAGCGTCGGCGCGGTGATCCTGGGCGACTTCGAGAACATCGAAGAAGGCCAACAGGTCAAGCGCACCGGCGAAGTCCTCTCGGTTCCGGTTGGCGACGGGTTCTTGGGGCGGGTGGTCAATCCGCTCGGCCAGCCGATCGACGGGCGCGGCGACATCGAGTCCGATACTCGGCGCGCGCTGGAGCTTCAGGCCCCGTCGGTGGTGCAGCGGCAAGGGGTGAAGGAGCCGCTGCAGACCGGGATCAAGGCTATCGACGCGATGACCCCGATCGGTCGCGGCCAGCGCCAGCTGATCATCGGCGACCGCAAGACCGGCAAGACAGCAGTCTGTGTCGACACCATCCTCAACCAGCGGCAGAACTGGGAGTCCGGCGATCCCAAGAAGCAGGTGCGCTGCGTATACGTGGCCATCGGGCAGAAGGGCACCACCATCGCCGCCGTGCGCCGCACGTTGGAGGAGGGCGGTGCGATGGAATACACGACCATCGTCGCGGCCGCGGCGTCGGAATCCGCCGGCTTCAAATGGCTTGCCCCGTATACCGGTTCGGCAATCGCCCAACATTGGATGTACGAGGGCAAACATGTGCTGATCATCTTCGACGACCTGACCAAGCAGGCCGAGGCATATCGTGCGATCTCGCTGCTGCTGCGGCGTCCGCCCGGCCGCGAAGCCTACCCCGGCGACGTGTTCTATCTGCACTCGCGCCTGCTGGAACGCTGCGCCAAATTGTCCGACGACCTCGGCGGCGGCTCGCTGACCGGTTTGCCGATCATCGAGACCAAGGCCAATGACATCTCGGCCTATATCCCGACCAACGTCATCTCGATCACCGACGGGCAATGCTTCCTCGAGACCGACCTGTTCAACCAGGGGGTCCGGCCGGCCATCAACGTCGGTGTGTCGGTGTCCCGGGTCGGCGGCGCGGCGCAAATCAAGGCAATGAAAGAGGTGGCGGGAAGTCTGCGGTTGGACCTTTCGCAGTACCGCGAGCTGGAGGCCTTCGCCGCCTTTGCTTCCGATTTGGATGCCGCATCGAAGGCGCAGCTAGAGCGTGGCGCCCGGCTGGTCGAGCTGCTGAAGCAGCCGCAATCTCAACCCATGCCCGTTGAGGAGCAAGTGGTCTCGATCTTCTTGGGCACCGGAGGCCACCTGGACTCGGTGCCAGTCGAGGACGTCCGGCGATTCGAAACCGAACTACTGGACCACATGCGGGCCTCCGAAGAAGAGATCCTGACTGAGATCCGGGATAGCCAGAAGCTCACCGACGAAACCGCAGACAAGCTCACCGAGGTCATCAAGAACTTCAAGAAGGGCTTCGCGGCCACCGGTGGCGGCTCGGTGGTGCCCGACGAACATGTCGAGGCCCTCGACGAGGAGAAGCTTGCCAAGGAAGCGGTAAAGGTCAAAAAGCCGGCGCCGAAGAAGAAGAAATAG
- a CDS encoding ATP synthase subunit I, whose product MTTPAQDAPLVFPSVAFRPIRLFFISVVLTAVAMLVAGLSGHVMVGVFLGIGLLLGLLNALLVRRSVDSITAKEHPLKSSMAINSASRLAIITILGLIIAYIFRPAGLGVVFGLALFQVLLVASTALPVWKKLRTASAEPGTTYSSKGQSAGSEGSSASDD is encoded by the coding sequence GTGACGACACCAGCGCAAGACGCGCCGTTGGTGTTTCCCTCTGTTGCTTTCCGTCCGATTCGCCTTTTTTTCATCAGCGTCGTACTGACCGCAGTGGCGATGCTCGTCGCCGGCTTGTCCGGTCACGTGATGGTCGGGGTGTTCTTGGGCATCGGGTTGCTACTGGGTTTGCTCAATGCCCTCCTGGTGCGACGCTCGGTCGACTCGATCACCGCGAAGGAACATCCGCTGAAAAGCTCGATGGCCATCAACTCGGCGTCGCGACTGGCGATTATCACCATCCTCGGACTGATCATCGCCTATATTTTCCGGCCGGCCGGATTGGGCGTGGTGTTCGGCCTGGCGCTCTTCCAGGTGCTACTGGTGGCATCGACGGCGCTGCCGGTCTGGAAAAAGTTGCGGACTGCGTCCGCGGAGCCGGGCACAACCTATTCTTCCAAGGGCCAGTCGGCGGGATCGGAAGGGAGCAGCGCGAGTGATGACTGA